Proteins encoded within one genomic window of uncultured Draconibacterium sp.:
- the kbl gene encoding glycine C-acetyltransferase, giving the protein MYGKIKNDLRNTLEELKEQGLYKSERIITTSQSSEIAVSTGESVLNFCANNYLGLANNPEVVKAAQDIMNDWGFGLSSVRFICGTQSIHKQLEEKVSEFLGTEDTILYCACFDANGGVFEPLLGAESAIISDELNHASIIDGVRLCKAQRFRYKHSDMTELEQCLKDASGAKYRLIVTDGVFSMDGDIANLPDIVKLAKKYDALVMVDDSHATGYIGKTGRGTAEHYDLLGEIDIITTTFGKAMGGGNGGCTSGRREIIDMLRQRSRPYLFSNTLAPATVGATLKVIEMLSGGADLPAKTMANAQHFRSKMEAAGFDLVKGDTAIVPVMVYDEPLAIKFADKLLKEGVYVIGFCFPVVPRGKARIRVQLSAAHSPEEIDRAVDAFIKVGKELGII; this is encoded by the coding sequence ATGTACGGAAAAATTAAGAACGACCTAAGAAACACGCTAGAAGAATTAAAAGAGCAGGGATTATATAAAAGCGAACGTATTATTACAACGTCGCAAAGTTCTGAAATTGCGGTGTCGACCGGAGAGTCGGTGCTGAATTTTTGTGCCAACAATTACCTGGGACTGGCCAACAATCCTGAGGTAGTTAAAGCTGCGCAAGACATTATGAACGACTGGGGATTTGGACTTTCTTCAGTGCGTTTTATTTGTGGAACACAATCTATACACAAGCAGTTGGAAGAAAAGGTTTCTGAGTTTTTGGGAACTGAAGACACGATTTTGTACTGTGCCTGTTTTGATGCCAACGGCGGAGTTTTTGAGCCACTTTTAGGTGCTGAATCAGCCATTATTTCTGATGAGTTGAACCATGCTTCGATTATCGACGGGGTGCGTTTGTGTAAGGCGCAACGTTTTCGTTATAAACACTCTGATATGACAGAGCTGGAGCAGTGTTTAAAAGATGCATCGGGCGCGAAATACCGGTTAATTGTAACCGACGGTGTTTTCTCTATGGACGGAGATATTGCCAACTTGCCCGACATTGTTAAGCTGGCTAAAAAATACGATGCACTGGTAATGGTCGATGATTCGCACGCCACCGGTTACATCGGAAAAACTGGTCGTGGTACTGCCGAGCATTACGATTTATTGGGTGAAATTGATATTATAACAACCACTTTCGGAAAAGCTATGGGTGGTGGAAACGGAGGTTGTACATCGGGTCGTCGTGAAATTATTGATATGTTACGTCAACGTTCGCGTCCGTATTTATTCTCGAATACTTTGGCGCCTGCAACTGTTGGAGCAACATTAAAAGTAATCGAAATGCTTTCGGGTGGAGCCGATCTGCCCGCTAAAACAATGGCAAATGCTCAACATTTCCGCAGTAAAATGGAAGCTGCAGGTTTCGATTTGGTAAAAGGAGACACCGCGATTGTTCCGGTGATGGTTTACGATGAGCCGCTGGCTATTAAATTTGCCGATAAACTGTTAAAAGAGGGCGTTTATGTTATTGGGTTCTGTTTCCCTGTTGTTCCTCGCGGAAAAGCACGAATTCGCGTTCAACTGTCGGCTGCCCATTCGCCGGAGGAAATCGACAGGGCTGTTGATGCTTTTATTAAAGTGGGCAAAGAATTGGGAATTATTTAA
- the gltX gene encoding glutamate--tRNA ligase, with translation MSDKKVRVRFAPSPTGPLHMGGVRTALFNYLFAKKHGGEFILRIEDTDQTRFVPGAEDYIIESLNWCGLTPVEGPGIGGDFGPYRQSERKELYKKYADQLVESGWAYYAFDTPEEIDALRKDAEASKETFSYGIGTRDKLNNSLKLSEEEVQQKIAAGEAYVIRFKMLADTDVSEDDLIRGNVTFNTTKSLDDKVLFKSDGMPTYHLANVVDDHLMEISHVIRGEEWLPSMPLHVLLYKALGWEETKPRFAHLPLILKPVGKGKLSKRDGDKLGFPVFPLLWTDPKTGDVSRGYREDGYFPEAFINLLALLGWNPGTEQEFFSLEELGEIFSLERVVKSGSRFDPEKAKWFNKHYFQEKSVEELSELFKPVLDEKGVEASDEKVNAVVAEIKERCEFVAELWDQSSYFFEAPTEYDAKTVKKRWKENTSGQLTEIVNVFETVESWKADAIKEVFSSFMTEKEWGFGAIMNPLRLALVGGNMGPDLFVICELLGKDESIARIKTAIEKI, from the coding sequence ATGAGCGACAAAAAAGTACGGGTACGATTTGCCCCAAGTCCAACCGGACCGTTGCATATGGGCGGTGTGCGAACAGCTTTATTTAATTACCTGTTTGCAAAGAAACACGGTGGCGAATTTATACTCCGAATTGAAGATACCGACCAAACCCGTTTTGTTCCGGGTGCCGAAGATTACATTATTGAAAGTCTGAACTGGTGCGGATTAACACCGGTTGAAGGCCCTGGGATTGGAGGCGATTTTGGCCCATACCGTCAGAGCGAAAGAAAAGAGTTGTATAAAAAATATGCCGACCAGCTGGTAGAAAGCGGTTGGGCATATTATGCTTTTGACACTCCTGAAGAAATTGATGCGTTACGCAAAGACGCCGAAGCCAGTAAAGAAACTTTCTCGTACGGAATTGGCACACGCGACAAGCTAAATAACTCGCTCAAATTATCAGAAGAAGAAGTTCAGCAAAAAATAGCAGCGGGCGAAGCTTATGTCATTCGCTTTAAAATGCTTGCAGATACCGACGTTTCGGAAGACGACCTTATTCGTGGTAACGTGACTTTTAACACCACAAAAAGTCTCGACGACAAGGTGCTTTTTAAGTCGGATGGAATGCCAACTTACCACCTTGCCAATGTGGTTGATGACCATTTAATGGAAATCTCGCACGTTATCCGCGGCGAAGAGTGGTTGCCATCGATGCCGCTGCACGTTTTATTATACAAAGCTTTGGGCTGGGAAGAAACCAAACCACGTTTTGCGCACCTTCCACTAATTTTGAAACCGGTTGGAAAAGGCAAACTCAGCAAACGCGATGGCGACAAACTGGGATTCCCGGTATTTCCGTTGTTGTGGACTGATCCAAAAACCGGTGATGTATCACGCGGATACCGCGAAGACGGTTATTTCCCTGAAGCGTTTATCAACTTACTAGCTTTATTGGGCTGGAACCCGGGAACTGAGCAGGAATTCTTCTCGCTGGAAGAACTGGGAGAAATCTTCAGTCTTGAGCGCGTGGTGAAATCAGGATCACGTTTCGATCCGGAAAAAGCAAAGTGGTTCAACAAACATTATTTCCAGGAAAAATCGGTTGAGGAACTTTCGGAATTATTCAAACCTGTACTCGATGAAAAAGGAGTTGAAGCCAGCGATGAAAAAGTAAATGCGGTAGTTGCAGAGATTAAAGAACGTTGCGAGTTTGTTGCCGAATTGTGGGACCAAAGCAGTTACTTCTTTGAGGCTCCAACTGAGTACGACGCAAAAACAGTAAAAAAACGCTGGAAAGAAAATACATCAGGACAACTGACTGAAATTGTAAACGTTTTTGAAACTGTTGAAAGTTGGAAAGCTGATGCCATTAAAGAAGTTTTCTCATCTTTTATGACTGAAAAAGAATGGGGATTTGGCGCCATTATGAATCCGCTGCGTTTGGCACTTGTTGGCGGAAATATGGGACCTGACCTGTTTGTAATTTGCGAGCTGCTGGGTAAAGACGAAAGCATTGCCCGCATAAAAACAGCAATTGAGAAAATATAA
- a CDS encoding ATP-binding protein: MGTFLRKLFKEVQNSLTYFPIVAIIGPRQVGKTTLIKQLITNTKEECIYLDLERASDLNKLTDAELFFSQNREKLIIIDEIQLKEDLYPLLRSLVDETRKPGQFILLGSASPDLIRNSSETLAGRIAYLRLFPFALEELPSNISQTNLWINGGFPDALLAPTPDLTWQWTENFIHTYLNRDLLQLGLNAPSRTIRNLWSMLAHSSGQILNASTLANSLGLSSPTINKYIDFLEGAFLIYSLQAFAPNMKKRIVKRPKIYLTDTGILHHLIGVENFNELAGHPGLGPSWETFVLTQILAEKKKTLKLFFYRTHHGAEVDFVITKGEKVLASIEVKFTNSPKLSKGNYIAFEDLNSPANFVITPSSDNYLINKNVRACSLKTFIKDYLSVL, from the coding sequence ATGGGTACATTTCTGCGAAAACTGTTTAAAGAAGTACAAAACTCTCTTACTTACTTCCCGATAGTAGCAATAATTGGCCCCAGGCAAGTTGGAAAAACAACCTTGATTAAGCAGTTAATTACCAACACAAAGGAAGAATGTATTTACCTGGATTTAGAGCGGGCATCTGATTTGAACAAACTAACGGATGCCGAACTATTCTTTTCGCAAAACCGCGAGAAATTAATAATTATCGATGAAATTCAACTCAAAGAAGACCTTTACCCACTTTTAAGATCGCTGGTTGACGAAACCCGCAAACCGGGGCAATTTATTCTACTGGGTTCAGCATCGCCCGATTTAATTCGCAACAGCTCGGAAACTTTGGCTGGCAGAATTGCCTATCTCCGCCTATTCCCATTTGCCCTTGAAGAACTACCATCAAACATAAGCCAAACAAACTTATGGATAAATGGAGGGTTTCCGGATGCTTTACTTGCCCCCACTCCTGATTTAACATGGCAATGGACTGAAAATTTTATTCACACCTATTTGAACCGCGATTTATTACAACTGGGGCTAAATGCACCGAGCCGTACAATCCGAAACCTTTGGTCGATGCTGGCACATTCGAGCGGACAAATATTAAATGCCTCAACATTAGCCAATTCACTGGGACTTTCCTCTCCAACCATCAATAAGTATATCGATTTTCTTGAAGGGGCTTTTCTTATTTACAGCCTGCAGGCTTTTGCCCCAAACATGAAAAAGCGCATTGTTAAGAGGCCCAAGATATACCTGACCGATACCGGTATCCTTCATCACTTAATCGGGGTAGAAAACTTTAATGAATTAGCCGGGCATCCGGGCTTAGGGCCATCGTGGGAAACGTTTGTTTTAACCCAGATTTTAGCAGAAAAGAAAAAAACGTTAAAGTTATTCTTTTATCGGACCCACCACGGTGCAGAAGTTGATTTTGTAATTACAAAAGGAGAAAAAGTATTAGCAAGTATTGAAGTTAAATTTACAAATTCGCCAAAACTGAGTAAGGGAAATTATATTGCATTTGAAGATTTAAATTCCCCTGCAAACTTTGTAATAACACCATCCTCCGACAATTATTTGATCAATAAAAATGTTAGAGCATGCTCTCTAAAAACGTTCATAAAAGACTATTTATCAGTGCTATAG
- a CDS encoding LPXTG cell wall anchor domain-containing protein: MKRVIAMIGLFIMSLPTMLLMAQDQGTYIDNLGAQDSSYLEEAPLTGVEQASGSNSTVIIIVVAVVVIAAAVFFFMKKKKK, encoded by the coding sequence ATGAAGAGAGTAATTGCAATGATCGGATTGTTCATCATGAGTTTACCAACAATGTTGCTAATGGCGCAAGACCAGGGAACATACATTGATAATTTGGGTGCTCAGGACAGTTCGTATTTGGAAGAGGCTCCGCTAACCGGAGTTGAGCAAGCTTCAGGTTCAAACTCAACTGTAATCATTATTGTTGTTGCAGTTGTAGTTATCGCGGCGGCTGTTTTCTTTTTTATGAAGAAAAAGAAAAAGTAA
- a CDS encoding phospholipid carrier-dependent glycosyltransferase has protein sequence MNKLTDILTARNVFRISLVVAAVILLSLAPKAAVNVDEMLHYPHAKRVVNWYYTGGEDTSCLNTPVHNLKYYGQSVDNLTALINRVFSIENEFLTRHFTGAVFFFLLLLFAGLLGKEISNSYWVAATVVLSLMLTPRLFGQAFGNLKDIPFAAGYIAGIYFIIKYLKQFPKVNWKTVIGLGLAIAFTCSVRIGGLILFAYLGLGIVVLILSKPFLLKYIVSTKSCFVRLMGQWLVIVLAGYFLGLLFWPYALQDVVRHPLESLSVMEHYKISIKQLFEGDVIWSSSLPWHYLIKWILIATPEFILLGTLYFVAFLTYKFSKPLSEQLIIELFVFFTLLFPVAYVIIIGSNLYSGIRQMLFVVPVMVVLSVSGLFQFIKLDIRKKVKVPAVALFFVLMILPFQHQAKTFPADYIYFNAISGGNKAAWSNYEYDYYFHGMKEATDYLISEIGNEKAIVAMNCQLPNYFEKIPNIDFKYTRYLERSSADWDYALFGVNYIHSYLLKNNTWQSTRIVKTFYHKGNPLVVLLERQSKDDFEGIDLLKHRKWDEAEILLKKELETDPNNVWMFVNLANLKLAQRKYAELDELLEGGRAIHPYYEPLYLIEAQKLFDQGKFEESYAVLNELIEVNPRYKNAAPLLTKVKEKLNR, from the coding sequence ATGAATAAATTAACCGACATATTAACTGCACGCAATGTGTTTCGCATCAGCTTGGTTGTAGCTGCTGTGATTTTGCTGTCGTTAGCGCCGAAAGCGGCCGTTAATGTCGATGAGATGTTGCATTACCCGCATGCCAAACGTGTGGTAAACTGGTATTACACCGGCGGAGAGGATACTTCTTGCCTGAATACTCCTGTTCACAATTTAAAATATTACGGGCAATCGGTTGATAATCTTACAGCGCTGATCAATCGTGTGTTCTCCATCGAAAATGAATTTCTGACACGACATTTTACCGGAGCTGTATTTTTCTTTTTGCTACTGCTTTTCGCCGGTCTTCTCGGTAAAGAAATTAGCAATTCATATTGGGTGGCAGCAACTGTAGTTTTATCACTGATGCTCACGCCACGTTTGTTTGGGCAGGCATTTGGCAACTTAAAAGATATTCCTTTTGCAGCCGGATATATTGCCGGCATTTATTTCATTATAAAGTATTTAAAACAATTTCCGAAAGTGAATTGGAAGACAGTGATCGGTCTCGGTTTGGCCATCGCTTTTACCTGTTCGGTGCGCATTGGCGGATTAATCCTTTTCGCCTATCTCGGATTGGGAATTGTGGTACTCATTCTTTCGAAGCCTTTTTTACTTAAATATATCGTTTCAACTAAATCTTGTTTTGTAAGGTTAATGGGCCAGTGGCTGGTAATAGTGCTCGCAGGTTATTTCCTCGGACTATTATTCTGGCCCTATGCCTTGCAGGATGTGGTGCGTCATCCGCTCGAAAGTTTGTCTGTGATGGAGCACTACAAAATCAGCATTAAACAGTTATTCGAAGGCGATGTAATCTGGAGTTCGTCGCTGCCCTGGCACTACCTTATAAAATGGATTTTGATAGCAACACCCGAGTTTATTTTACTCGGGACTCTATACTTTGTAGCCTTTTTAACCTATAAATTTTCTAAACCGTTAAGCGAACAACTCATCATCGAGTTGTTCGTCTTTTTTACACTGCTTTTCCCGGTGGCGTATGTAATTATTATTGGATCGAACCTGTACAGCGGGATTCGGCAAATGTTATTTGTAGTTCCGGTAATGGTTGTTTTGTCCGTAAGTGGCTTATTTCAATTCATAAAACTAGACATCAGAAAGAAAGTGAAAGTTCCGGCTGTGGCCCTGTTTTTTGTATTGATGATCTTGCCGTTTCAACACCAGGCGAAAACTTTTCCGGCAGATTATATTTATTTCAATGCTATTTCGGGAGGAAACAAGGCGGCATGGAGTAATTACGAGTACGATTATTATTTCCATGGAATGAAGGAGGCGACGGATTATTTGATTTCCGAAATTGGTAATGAAAAGGCGATAGTAGCAATGAATTGCCAGTTGCCGAATTATTTCGAAAAGATACCCAATATCGATTTTAAATATACGCGTTACCTTGAGCGTAGTTCGGCAGATTGGGATTATGCATTATTTGGCGTGAATTATATTCATTCGTATTTGCTGAAGAACAATACCTGGCAGTCGACACGGATTGTAAAGACTTTTTACCACAAAGGCAATCCGCTGGTGGTGCTGTTGGAAAGGCAATCGAAAGATGATTTTGAAGGGATCGACCTGCTGAAGCACAGAAAATGGGACGAGGCCGAAATCTTATTAAAAAAGGAATTGGAAACCGATCCCAATAATGTTTGGATGTTTGTAAATTTGGCGAATTTGAAATTGGCGCAACGAAAGTATGCCGAGCTTGACGAATTGTTGGAGGGCGGCCGGGCAATACATCCTTATTATGAGCCGTTGTATTTGATCGAGGCGCAAAAATTATTCGATCAGGGAAAGTTTGAAGAAAGTTATGCGGTTTTAAACGAGCTGATCGAAGTGAATCCGCGCTATAAAAATGCGGCACCACTATTAACGAAAGTGAAAGAGAAATTAAATAGATAA
- a CDS encoding glycosyltransferase family 2 protein → MKLSVVIPLFNESAVLSLLINEVHHNLMTLGEAFEVVCVDDGSADDTLQQLLEMKAEKPELKVVSLSRNFGLQAAIAAGLEYTKGEYVVVMDGDMQDPPELIEELFQKIQETKGDVVSAVRSERGEKFSKRFYINVFHKVFRNISEEQQLEQAGNFCIMSRRAVSAILKFTEQNRYFPGIRNFIGFQHDTIVYDRPDRAEGSAKMTSKKLFALAADAIYSFSKWPIKLCLYLGLLGVAVFLLAIVYTLISKFTGLAPTGWSSTFLAISFFGSVQLTFLGLIGEYIYRIYKEVQKRPVYLVKEVYE, encoded by the coding sequence ATGAAACTATCTGTTGTCATACCACTATTTAACGAAAGTGCCGTTTTATCGCTGCTGATAAACGAAGTTCACCATAACCTGATGACTTTGGGCGAAGCTTTCGAAGTGGTGTGTGTTGACGACGGAAGTGCAGACGATACACTTCAACAGCTTCTGGAAATGAAAGCTGAAAAGCCGGAGTTGAAAGTAGTGTCGTTATCAAGAAATTTTGGATTGCAGGCAGCTATTGCAGCAGGTTTGGAATACACCAAAGGCGAGTATGTGGTGGTTATGGATGGCGATATGCAGGATCCTCCGGAGCTGATAGAAGAGCTTTTTCAAAAAATACAGGAAACCAAAGGCGATGTGGTTTCGGCAGTTCGCTCGGAGCGTGGCGAAAAGTTCAGCAAGCGCTTTTACATCAATGTATTTCATAAAGTATTCCGGAATATTTCGGAAGAGCAACAGCTGGAGCAAGCCGGTAACTTCTGTATCATGAGCCGCCGAGCCGTTTCGGCCATTTTAAAATTTACCGAGCAAAACCGCTACTTCCCGGGCATCCGGAATTTTATCGGTTTTCAGCACGATACAATTGTTTACGATCGCCCGGACAGAGCCGAAGGCTCCGCAAAAATGACCAGTAAAAAATTGTTTGCGCTGGCTGCCGATGCTATTTATTCGTTCTCGAAATGGCCCATAAAACTGTGTTTGTATCTGGGTTTACTGGGTGTTGCTGTTTTTCTGCTGGCCATTGTTTACACGCTGATATCAAAATTTACAGGACTGGCACCAACCGGTTGGTCGTCTACTTTTTTGGCAATCAGTTTTTTTGGATCGGTGCAGCTTACTTTTTTGGGGCTCATTGGCGAATACATTTATCGCATTTACAAAGAGGTACAAAAGCGGCCTGTTTACCTGGTGAAGGAGGTTTATGAATAA
- a CDS encoding Gfo/Idh/MocA family oxidoreductase, translated as MSKDQLSRRNFLEKSALIGAAGVIGLNALSSCKNTTKEVDYEFPPLLDQAPDGKELKVGLVGCGNRGTGAALNFLAAGHGLHLVALADVFEDKVWDCRDKLLKQRVEVPEANCFWGFDAYKSLLDVDLDVVILATPPHFRPMQFDAAVQAKKHVFLEKPVCVDPVGARQIMATAKKAESMGLSVITGTQRRHSRDYNETYRQVASGAIGDLVAAKAYWLQSHVWFRTREEGWSDMEYMLRNWNSFCWLGGDHILDTHVHNIDIVNWFMGKTPESAIGFGGRHRRLTGDQYDFFSIDFDFGNGISSHSFSRQIDGCANQLGEVIMGTEGYTNCKNTVFNHDGSVKWTYEYPKNKDGRSTGVVAVSPYVQEHIHLVTSIRTNKPVVEAHRTAESTLTAVMGRTAAYTGQKVTWEEMMTSNEKLGPKKYEMGPVDMQFPVPKQGTQHKA; from the coding sequence ATGAGTAAAGATCAACTATCACGCAGGAATTTTCTGGAGAAATCAGCATTAATCGGTGCTGCCGGAGTAATTGGTTTAAATGCACTGAGTTCTTGTAAAAACACGACAAAAGAGGTTGATTACGAATTTCCCCCGTTGCTTGATCAGGCTCCCGACGGTAAAGAACTGAAAGTAGGATTGGTGGGTTGCGGAAACAGGGGAACCGGCGCAGCATTGAACTTCTTGGCAGCAGGACATGGTTTACACTTGGTTGCACTTGCCGATGTGTTTGAAGATAAGGTTTGGGATTGCCGCGATAAATTGTTAAAACAGCGCGTTGAAGTGCCGGAAGCTAACTGTTTCTGGGGATTCGATGCTTATAAAAGCCTGCTGGATGTAGATCTGGATGTGGTAATTCTGGCTACACCACCTCATTTCAGACCGATGCAATTTGATGCTGCGGTGCAGGCCAAAAAGCATGTATTTCTTGAAAAACCAGTTTGTGTTGATCCGGTAGGAGCACGCCAGATTATGGCCACGGCAAAAAAGGCTGAAAGCATGGGCTTGTCAGTTATTACAGGGACACAACGTCGCCACAGCCGCGATTATAACGAAACTTATCGCCAGGTGGCTTCAGGTGCTATTGGTGATTTGGTGGCGGCAAAAGCGTATTGGTTACAATCGCATGTTTGGTTCCGCACCCGCGAAGAAGGTTGGAGCGACATGGAATACATGCTGCGTAACTGGAACAGCTTCTGCTGGTTGGGTGGCGATCATATTCTGGATACTCACGTTCACAACATCGATATTGTAAATTGGTTTATGGGAAAAACTCCTGAATCAGCCATTGGTTTTGGCGGACGTCACCGGAGACTAACCGGCGACCAGTATGATTTCTTCAGCATCGATTTCGACTTCGGAAATGGTATTTCATCGCACAGTTTTTCGCGCCAGATTGATGGTTGTGCCAACCAACTTGGTGAGGTAATTATGGGAACCGAAGGTTACACGAACTGTAAAAACACGGTCTTCAATCATGATGGTTCGGTAAAATGGACCTACGAATATCCGAAAAATAAAGATGGTCGTTCTACCGGAGTTGTAGCGGTTTCGCCATACGTGCAGGAGCACATTCACCTGGTAACTTCTATCCGTACAAACAAGCCTGTTGTTGAGGCACATCGAACTGCCGAGTCTACATTGACAGCAGTTATGGGAAGAACAGCCGCTTACACCGGGCAAAAAGTAACCTGGGAGGAGATGATGACTTCGAATGAAAAACTGGGACCGAAGAAGTATGAAATGGGCCCGGTTGATATGCAATTTCCGGTACCAAAACAGGGAACGCAACATAAAGCATAA
- a CDS encoding SUMF1/EgtB/PvdO family nonheme iron enzyme: MTDKTIKRKHYMLFIAGGLSVILFLLLFNKTVNYTSTNDFCNSCHVHEHAETSWKLSAHHNTSSGVSTNCVDCHLPPEDQIARFLTRKAYHGFHDFYAYLTMDPEEIDWAAKRSVEASEHFVYEDGCVKCHTNMFPSTLNEQGCQQHIKYIRDPENNSCMQCHHDVGHFRGATNLLVGLEETVDPTEIYNAPAEVKAFETFEEQIPGTAVSFKMIAIPGGQFKMGSLADEPYRERDEGPVREVEVGNFWMAEIEVSWNEYLAFFTATGSQGRKEAVEVDEETDGVSGATPPWGAPDQGWGKGTRPAITMSHHAAETYCRWLSQETGRKYRLPTEAEWEYAARGGTQMPYFFEGSPKDFEADGFIKKLFGSNKEVINQYVISQLNSPNKTQQPDAVEANPYGLKNMLGNVAEFCLDYYDPQVYGKYPKGVVKNPRGPRSGMEHVVRGGSFRNSPKDLRVAARDFTKTDAWLVTDPQIPKSIWWYSDTKSVGFRVVCEYNEEMFTTEKN, translated from the coding sequence ATGACTGATAAGACGATTAAACGCAAACACTACATGCTGTTTATTGCGGGAGGACTGAGTGTTATACTCTTTTTGCTGTTATTTAATAAAACCGTGAATTATACTTCAACAAACGATTTTTGTAATTCATGTCATGTTCACGAACATGCCGAAACCAGTTGGAAATTATCAGCCCATCATAATACTTCAAGTGGTGTTTCCACCAACTGTGTCGATTGTCACTTACCACCGGAAGATCAAATAGCTCGTTTTTTAACCCGAAAAGCTTATCATGGGTTTCATGATTTTTATGCGTACCTCACCATGGATCCGGAAGAGATTGATTGGGCAGCTAAACGGTCGGTTGAAGCTTCAGAACACTTTGTATACGAAGATGGATGCGTGAAATGTCACACCAATATGTTCCCGTCAACGCTAAACGAACAGGGTTGTCAGCAGCATATAAAATATATCCGCGATCCGGAGAATAACTCGTGTATGCAGTGCCATCATGATGTTGGCCATTTCCGAGGTGCAACCAACTTGCTGGTTGGATTGGAAGAAACTGTTGATCCAACAGAAATTTATAACGCTCCAGCTGAAGTAAAAGCTTTTGAAACATTTGAAGAACAGATTCCGGGAACTGCAGTTTCGTTTAAAATGATTGCCATTCCCGGAGGACAATTTAAAATGGGTAGCCTGGCCGATGAGCCTTACCGTGAAAGAGATGAAGGTCCGGTGCGCGAAGTGGAAGTAGGTAATTTCTGGATGGCAGAAATTGAAGTGTCGTGGAATGAATACCTGGCATTCTTTACGGCTACAGGTTCTCAGGGACGGAAAGAAGCTGTAGAAGTTGATGAAGAAACCGATGGCGTTTCAGGCGCAACACCGCCTTGGGGAGCACCGGATCAGGGCTGGGGAAAAGGAACACGCCCGGCAATTACCATGAGTCATCATGCAGCCGAAACATATTGTAGGTGGCTAAGCCAGGAAACAGGTAGAAAATACCGTCTGCCAACTGAAGCAGAGTGGGAGTATGCAGCACGTGGAGGAACTCAAATGCCGTATTTCTTTGAAGGATCACCCAAAGATTTTGAAGCGGATGGATTTATCAAGAAGTTATTTGGCAGCAATAAAGAAGTAATTAACCAGTATGTGATATCGCAGTTGAACAGTCCGAATAAAACCCAGCAACCAGATGCCGTTGAGGCCAATCCTTACGGTTTGAAAAATATGCTGGGAAATGTGGCTGAATTCTGCCTTGACTATTACGATCCGCAGGTGTATGGAAAATATCCGAAAGGCGTGGTGAAAAACCCAAGAGGACCACGAAGCGGAATGGAACACGTAGTCCGTGGAGGTTCATTCCGAAACTCGCCAAAAGACTTACGTGTGGCTGCCCGCGATTTTACAAAAACCGACGCCTGGTTGGTAACGGATCCGCAAATTCCAAAAAGTATCTGGTGGTATTCTGATACCAAAAGTGTTGGTTTTAGGGTGGTTTGTGAGTACAATGAAGAAATGTTTACAACAGAAAAAAATTAA